One genomic segment of [Phormidium] sp. ETS-05 includes these proteins:
- a CDS encoding chemotaxis protein CheW, whose translation MTIHSDQNNDQDSRDYFVLFEVGDTTYGVRALMVQQMEMLESITRVPNTAEFVEGVVFSRGQVIPAINLRSRFGLEKIPYDSRTRLLVIKTEAPLELGRRNADGRLSEGRTVGLIADTAREFVSIPLDAVQKPSEGLLATANCLAGIARLGDRTVLILNMEELLSFHSRQEQSGSLVPSP comes from the coding sequence ATGACTATTCACAGTGACCAAAATAATGATCAGGACTCGCGTGATTATTTCGTTTTGTTTGAAGTGGGTGATACGACTTATGGTGTTAGGGCTTTGATGGTGCAGCAAATGGAAATGTTAGAAAGCATAACCCGGGTGCCTAATACGGCGGAGTTTGTGGAGGGGGTGGTGTTTTCTCGGGGGCAGGTGATTCCGGCGATTAATCTGCGATCGCGCTTTGGCTTAGAAAAGATTCCTTATGATTCTCGGACTCGGTTGCTGGTGATTAAAACCGAAGCGCCATTGGAGTTGGGGAGGAGAAATGCAGACGGACGACTATCCGAGGGTCGGACGGTGGGTTTAATAGCCGATACGGCGCGGGAGTTCGTGTCGATTCCTTTGGATGCGGTGCAGAAACCTTCCGAAGGATTGCTAGCTACTGCTAATTGTTTGGCTGGTATTGCCAGATTAGGGGATAGAACTGTGCTGATTTTGAATATGGAGGAATTATTGAGTTTTCACTCACGGCAAGAACAGAGTGGCTCCCTGGTTCCTAGTCCCTAG
- a CDS encoding methyl-accepting chemotaxis protein, with protein sequence MGQQVETATTAWMTPELGENPQAGIQDFATRQNRNLAAELNQQINNLKSQLERRSQDRETAVTEAMKRLLQTIVVGTVIFLVWLVGLGVWVARQIGAEIQEIVNAIASSSTEIAATVDQQEQTTAVQSKSVNQTSVTIEQLNASSQQAAAQAELAALKAAEVLALVDSTATDSEIVRKALLQGSRTAISSGFGNYSDSSMMLMGGQPAYSLKEIMKGISKQVVLLSQQTNQIANISVLVTDLASQTNMLALNAAVEAVRAGENGKGFGVVAAEIRKLAEQSKLSAKKISDIVVEIQTATNASVAVSATGTQTVERIIAAIDEVALANQQISHNAKEQKAAIEHIAGIMNELSLSASKIATGIAQCKISTQQLNSIAKDLQAMV encoded by the coding sequence TTGGGACAGCAAGTAGAAACCGCCACAACAGCTTGGATGACACCAGAGCTAGGGGAAAATCCTCAAGCCGGAATCCAAGACTTTGCCACCAGGCAAAATAGAAATCTGGCCGCAGAACTGAACCAGCAGATAAACAACCTGAAGAGCCAACTAGAGCGAAGGTCTCAAGACCGAGAGACCGCCGTCACAGAAGCGATGAAAAGGCTGCTCCAAACCATAGTGGTGGGGACAGTAATTTTCCTGGTGTGGTTGGTAGGGTTAGGAGTCTGGGTAGCAAGGCAGATTGGCGCTGAGATTCAGGAGATTGTCAACGCGATCGCCTCATCTTCCACCGAAATTGCCGCCACCGTAGATCAACAAGAACAAACCACCGCCGTTCAATCCAAATCCGTCAATCAAACCAGCGTTACCATAGAACAACTAAACGCATCATCCCAGCAGGCAGCAGCACAAGCAGAACTGGCAGCACTAAAAGCCGCAGAAGTCCTAGCCTTAGTAGATAGCACGGCCACCGATAGCGAAATCGTGCGCAAAGCCTTGCTACAAGGGAGCAGAACCGCCATTTCCTCCGGATTTGGTAACTATAGTGATTCATCAATGATGCTGATGGGAGGTCAACCGGCGTATTCGCTGAAAGAAATTATGAAGGGGATATCCAAGCAAGTGGTGCTATTGAGCCAGCAGACAAATCAGATTGCCAACATCTCAGTTTTAGTCACAGATCTGGCCAGCCAAACCAACATGCTAGCACTCAATGCCGCCGTGGAGGCGGTGCGAGCGGGGGAAAACGGCAAAGGTTTTGGCGTCGTGGCAGCAGAGATTAGAAAATTAGCAGAACAGAGCAAACTATCAGCAAAAAAAATTAGTGATATCGTCGTGGAAATCCAAACCGCTACAAATGCTTCTGTAGCCGTCAGTGCCACAGGCACCCAAACCGTAGAGAGGATCATCGCCGCCATCGATGAAGTGGCATTGGCAAATCAGCAAATTTCCCATAATGCCAAAGAGCAAAAAGCGGCCATTGAGCATATAGCAGGAATTATGAATGAACTATCCTTGTCAGCATCGAAAATAGCCACTGGCATCGCGCAGTGTAAAATCAGCACCCAACAGCTCAACTCGATCGCCAAAGATTTGCAAGCAATGGTTTAG
- a CDS encoding chemotaxis protein CheA: protein MSVEESNNPVAPEPQEDIFAEFLDDYFAESDTHLTNARRHLLALESYVDSDTVELGLVEELLRSFHTIKGLSGMVGIREAEALAHEMESYLRALREEKASLSSEGIDALMAATQMLQQAIASRKEQTPPPNIDTIVARIQAILEEQETIPPLTPSPSPSLPPSPPLGEGTGVRALAGMRALAGVRALASEPGGQETIPPSPSLPPSPSLGEGVGGEGFSQGTRGLPVTPSPPPPPNIVFNNAEREKLLAAKGKGNALWHFQFTPNAKLAELGINVNTIRAHLQELGEIIHASPRMLSAGSIVFDFILARESGETATDFDPRAKEIISATGLSYSPFIPGEEGWGPGNQGTRGPGDSQSPLARPRAKALTPIPSPPPEPLPQPLSVMPANVVRVDLARLDELMQTLGELVISRARLEDRLKQLQNSVSEKDLRPLKETNLQMEQQLRSLRTGILRVRLVPISDVFTRIQFAIKDLARSTGKKVKVELVGQDTEIDKFVVERLMDPLLHLVRNAVSHGLETPSLREAKGKPNPGKVVLRAATVGEMAVVEVEDDGKGIDAAEIIAKGEEMGIFSPEAVAGTPNQFESRVGTLLLDILCTSGFSTRTEADLTSGRGVGLAVVRRCVQDLGGSMSLDSQVGVKTKFRIQLPLTLAIADALLATAGGQTFAVPLSAVQEIVEVRPQDITIVPKLSSYYAGGEGLKPNYESRRGLKPNYEPGSGLKPNYKQGEIIYHRGAILPLLRLGTFFNLPASASALCPVFIVGFGDESNRLGIVVDRVIGQREIVVRPLTDELVNVPGISGATDLGDGRVVLILDVAELISWR, encoded by the coding sequence ATGTCCGTTGAAGAAAGCAACAACCCCGTCGCCCCGGAGCCCCAAGAAGACATATTTGCCGAATTCCTAGACGACTACTTCGCCGAAAGCGACACCCATCTAACCAATGCCCGCCGCCACCTGCTGGCCCTGGAATCCTACGTTGACAGCGACACCGTAGAGCTAGGGTTAGTAGAAGAATTATTGCGCAGCTTCCACACCATCAAAGGGCTATCGGGCATGGTAGGAATCCGGGAAGCCGAAGCATTAGCCCACGAGATGGAAAGTTATCTGCGTGCCCTGCGAGAAGAAAAAGCCAGTCTGAGCAGCGAGGGGATAGATGCCCTGATGGCTGCCACCCAGATGCTGCAACAAGCGATCGCCTCCCGCAAAGAACAAACCCCACCACCCAACATAGATACCATAGTCGCCCGCATCCAGGCCATATTAGAAGAGCAGGAGACCATCCCCCCCCTCACCCCTAGCCCCTCTCCCTCTCTTCCCCCCTCTCCCCCCTTGGGAGAGGGGACGGGGGTGAGGGCTTTAGCGGGGATGAGGGCTTTAGCGGGGGTGAGGGCCTTAGCTTCTGAACCAGGAGGCCAGGAGACCATTCCCCCCTCTCCCTCCCTTCCCCCCTCTCCCTCCCTGGGAGAGGGGGTAGGGGGTGAGGGCTTTAGTCAGGGGACCAGGGGACTCCCAGTCACCCCCTCCCCCCCTCCTCCCCCTAACATCGTTTTCAACAACGCCGAACGGGAAAAACTTTTAGCAGCCAAAGGCAAGGGTAACGCCTTGTGGCACTTCCAGTTTACCCCCAATGCCAAACTGGCCGAATTGGGCATCAACGTCAACACCATTCGGGCACACCTGCAAGAGCTAGGCGAAATCATCCACGCTTCCCCCCGGATGCTCTCCGCTGGGAGCATCGTTTTCGACTTCATTCTCGCTCGAGAAAGCGGCGAAACCGCTACCGATTTCGACCCCAGAGCCAAAGAAATCATTTCCGCCACCGGGCTCAGTTACAGCCCCTTTATCCCCGGGGAAGAGGGATGGGGACCAGGGAACCAGGGAACCAGGGGACCAGGGGACTCCCAGTCACCCCTAGCCCGCCCCCGCGCTAAAGCCCTCACCCCCATCCCCTCCCCCCCACCAGAGCCTCTCCCCCAGCCCCTCTCCGTCATGCCCGCCAACGTGGTCCGCGTCGATTTGGCTCGCCTAGATGAGCTGATGCAGACCCTGGGCGAACTGGTTATTAGTCGCGCTCGCCTAGAGGACCGCCTCAAGCAACTACAAAACTCCGTATCTGAGAAAGACCTTCGCCCCCTGAAGGAAACTAACCTGCAAATGGAGCAGCAATTACGATCGCTCCGTACCGGGATATTGCGGGTCCGCCTCGTCCCCATCAGCGATGTCTTTACCCGCATCCAGTTTGCCATCAAAGATTTAGCCCGCTCCACCGGCAAAAAAGTCAAAGTGGAATTAGTCGGACAAGACACAGAAATCGATAAATTCGTCGTAGAGCGGCTGATGGACCCCCTGCTGCATCTGGTGCGCAATGCCGTCAGCCACGGTCTAGAAACCCCTTCTTTGCGGGAAGCCAAGGGCAAACCAAACCCGGGTAAAGTGGTGTTGCGAGCCGCTACGGTGGGCGAAATGGCTGTGGTGGAGGTGGAAGACGATGGTAAAGGCATTGATGCAGCCGAGATTATCGCTAAGGGGGAAGAAATGGGTATATTTTCCCCAGAGGCTGTGGCGGGGACGCCGAACCAATTCGAGAGCAGGGTAGGAACCTTACTCCTGGATATTCTTTGCACTTCGGGGTTTTCCACCCGCACCGAGGCGGACTTAACTTCCGGTCGCGGTGTGGGTTTGGCGGTAGTCCGCCGCTGCGTCCAAGACTTGGGCGGCTCTATGTCTCTGGATAGCCAGGTGGGGGTGAAGACTAAATTTAGGATTCAACTGCCCCTGACTTTGGCTATAGCTGATGCTCTTCTGGCTACCGCTGGCGGGCAAACCTTCGCCGTCCCCCTGTCGGCGGTTCAGGAGATTGTCGAAGTGAGACCGCAAGATATCACTATTGTTCCCAAACTATCCTCCTACTATGCGGGGGGGGAGGGGCTAAAGCCCAACTACGAGTCTAGAAGAGGGCTAAAGCCCAACTACGAACCTGGATCTGGGCTGAAGCCCAACTACAAACAAGGGGAGATTATTTATCATCGGGGCGCGATTTTGCCGTTATTGCGCTTAGGCACTTTCTTTAATTTGCCTGCGTCCGCGTCCGCACTGTGCCCGGTCTTTATTGTTGGGTTTGGAGATGAATCCAATCGCCTGGGAATTGTGGTCGATCGAGTGATTGGCCAGCGGGAAATTGTGGTGCGACCTTTGACCGATGAGTTGGTGAATGTGCCGGGAATTTCTGGGGCTACGGACTTGGGGGATGGGCGCGTGGTGTTGATTCTGGATGTTGCTGAGTTAATTTCTTGGCGCTGA
- a CDS encoding chemotaxis protein CheW, whose protein sequence is METKSYLIFSLNGLRYGVETEAVSEIFFLPELTPVEAVPPDIAGVLNLRGEILPVMDLAMRFGHHQRDYQITDSTVVLEWEEVKIGIIVSEVHEIKEIDLAAVETQIAYGRKERPQSQNFIAGMAKIGSEICMLLDPENLIRNADSLTLPSDPSNGASNGAGSAPSLEETADPKHSIPDAIPVQNRVFCPNASPQERAIFKERAENLMRGTEAQDLTGLMPLAVVGLNGEYFGLDLHLVREFTDIHQITPIPCVKEHIVGNINLRGEVVTLVDIRTVLNMPLSSGAYAAKAMVVEVADVVAGVMIDEVWDVFYLHPSIIKPVPAAVRPTGKNEYLRGTAPYRSKMMSLLDLGKIFTQGELVVNEEA, encoded by the coding sequence ATGGAAACTAAATCTTATCTCATATTTAGCTTAAATGGATTGCGTTATGGGGTGGAAACCGAGGCAGTTAGTGAAATTTTCTTTCTGCCAGAGTTAACCCCCGTGGAAGCAGTACCGCCGGATATCGCTGGAGTGCTGAATCTGCGGGGGGAGATTTTGCCGGTAATGGATCTAGCCATGCGCTTTGGGCATCACCAGCGGGATTACCAAATTACCGATAGCACAGTGGTGCTGGAATGGGAAGAAGTCAAAATCGGCATCATTGTCAGCGAAGTTCACGAAATCAAAGAAATCGACCTAGCGGCGGTAGAAACCCAAATCGCTTACGGGAGAAAAGAGCGCCCTCAAAGCCAGAATTTTATCGCCGGGATGGCGAAAATTGGCTCGGAAATTTGCATGCTCCTAGATCCGGAAAACTTAATCCGGAACGCCGACTCATTGACATTGCCAAGTGACCCCAGCAATGGAGCGAGCAATGGAGCGGGCTCAGCGCCATCATTAGAGGAGACAGCAGATCCGAAGCATAGCATCCCAGATGCCATCCCGGTGCAAAATCGAGTGTTTTGCCCCAACGCCAGCCCCCAAGAGCGAGCGATTTTCAAAGAAAGAGCCGAGAATTTAATGCGAGGCACAGAAGCCCAGGATTTAACCGGGTTGATGCCTTTAGCAGTGGTGGGGTTAAACGGAGAATACTTTGGCCTAGACCTGCACTTGGTCAGAGAGTTTACGGATATCCACCAAATCACCCCCATTCCCTGTGTCAAAGAACATATTGTGGGCAATATCAACCTGCGGGGAGAAGTGGTGACATTAGTGGACATTCGCACGGTCTTGAATATGCCCCTATCTTCCGGCGCATATGCCGCCAAAGCAATGGTGGTAGAGGTGGCAGATGTGGTAGCCGGGGTGATGATCGATGAAGTGTGGGACGTTTTTTACCTACATCCATCAATCATCAAGCCCGTCCCAGCGGCGGTCCGACCCACCGGCAAAAATGAATATTTGCGGGGTACAGCGCCCTACCGCAGCAAAATGATGAGTTTACTGGATTTAGGGAAAATATTTACCCAAGGCGAGTTGGTGGTGAACGAAGAGGCATGA
- a CDS encoding response regulator, translated as MRQGSQAATSAGKTKSNGEINPRPTGTGERRRRGFACQWRLGSPLGVLFLPGAPLYAISDQHRVRRWSRAIRQHAADFVATPTPLPVAEPWEYELLDRGIVSGQLTPTQAKAIIRTTAQEVFLDLAGQTSANIKWEAAPQSNPQESLTMLLSSMDVAQLLEKSLQMWQQWQEMGLDYIYPDQAPVLSNPKHLKTQVSSQSFLTINTLFNGENTLWDIALQRKQSVIGVTRTLHHFIKQGKISLKDVADWPSPIEHMQMVMSAVNPYKPLIACIDDSRIVGEKLEQILVPAGYRVLKIQDPMQGVAALAEHKPDLIFLDVVMPQTNGYNLCSFLRQSVLFRDTPIIILTSRDGLIDRTRAKINGASDFLSKPPEAHQVEEIVAKYLHYSTSANYPLDSPAIA; from the coding sequence GTGCGCCAAGGTAGCCAAGCAGCTACCAGCGCTGGCAAAACAAAAAGCAACGGGGAAATTAATCCTAGACCGACCGGAACAGGCGAGCGGCGGCGACGAGGATTCGCTTGCCAGTGGCGATTGGGCTCGCCACTGGGAGTTTTATTTCTGCCAGGGGCGCCTTTATACGCGATTTCCGACCAGCACCGGGTGCGGCGGTGGTCGAGAGCCATCCGGCAGCACGCTGCGGATTTTGTCGCCACACCCACACCCTTACCAGTAGCAGAACCTTGGGAATATGAACTGCTCGATCGTGGGATCGTCTCTGGACAGCTAACCCCCACCCAAGCCAAAGCCATAATTCGCACCACCGCCCAAGAAGTATTCCTGGACCTGGCTGGCCAAACGTCCGCTAACATCAAATGGGAAGCCGCCCCTCAAAGCAATCCCCAGGAAAGTCTAACCATGCTGCTGTCCTCAATGGATGTAGCTCAGCTTCTAGAAAAATCCCTCCAGATGTGGCAGCAGTGGCAAGAGATGGGCTTAGACTACATCTACCCCGACCAAGCACCAGTGCTATCAAACCCCAAACACCTGAAAACACAAGTCAGCTCCCAATCCTTCCTCACCATTAATACCCTGTTTAACGGCGAGAACACCCTTTGGGATATCGCATTGCAGCGCAAACAATCGGTCATAGGCGTCACCCGCACCCTGCATCACTTCATCAAACAGGGCAAAATCTCCCTCAAAGATGTGGCCGATTGGCCATCGCCGATCGAACATATGCAGATGGTAATGTCAGCGGTCAATCCATACAAGCCCCTCATTGCCTGCATCGATGACAGTCGCATCGTCGGCGAGAAGCTCGAGCAAATCCTGGTCCCCGCCGGTTACAGAGTGCTGAAGATTCAAGACCCCATGCAGGGAGTGGCAGCTCTAGCAGAACACAAACCCGATTTGATTTTCTTGGATGTGGTGATGCCACAGACCAACGGCTATAACCTGTGCAGTTTTTTGCGGCAAAGTGTTCTATTTCGGGATACTCCCATTATCATTCTCACCAGTCGCGATGGCTTAATCGATCGCACCCGCGCCAAGATCAACGGCGCCTCAGATTTTCTCAGCAAGCCACCAGAAGCCCACCAAGTCGAGGAAATCGTCGCCAAATACCTTCATTACTCCACCTCAGCCAATTACCCCCTAGATTCCCCAGCGATCGCCTAA
- a CDS encoding response regulator transcription factor — MKKILVVDDSSTMRRMVKASLQKLAEVKFEEASTGLEAIERLVLSPVDLMVLDLNMPDMHGLDVLKFMREHQIYRNIPVIVLTTRNDDSSCVAALAAGASRYMTKPFEPQVLAAQANILLTYK; from the coding sequence ATGAAAAAGATATTGGTAGTAGATGACTCCTCAACAATGCGCCGCATGGTCAAGGCATCCCTACAGAAGCTGGCAGAGGTCAAATTTGAAGAAGCCAGCACCGGTCTAGAGGCGATCGAGCGCCTAGTCCTATCCCCAGTGGACCTAATGGTCCTAGACCTAAACATGCCAGATATGCACGGACTAGACGTACTCAAATTCATGCGGGAACACCAGATATATCGGAACATCCCAGTTATCGTCCTCACCACCCGCAACGACGACTCCAGTTGCGTCGCCGCCCTCGCCGCCGGTGCATCCCGCTACATGACCAAACCCTTTGAACCCCAAGTATTAGCAGCCCAGGCCAACATCTTGCTGACATACAAGTAG
- a CDS encoding methyl-accepting chemotaxis protein, with protein MVRKSRQSGYPNHNQPNPRGNQSQEINRMRGMVEQVSTDTEEVVRVADRVQEGAETQVLELNKITHNCKEIASGLQDTASRAESVTASVEQMVSSVNEMAASTEQVSVNAQDLAAAVKQSATALAETTRSIQEVAATAEEMASSTTQVTTSMTEMAASIKSVSVDTESLASAINETATTMEEMSRSIQSVAQNADDMTSAAEETNSSMNEMGASIEQVSATTENLAVTVEGVSTSVEEIARSIQSVAQNSERITDAVTNAATSAAELDRSIRSVTNLTKQANDITRRVAADAQTGGNTVQKAIHGLNRVRDAMVQSGDFLSDLGKRTLEISSIVDTINMIAERTNLLSLNASIEAARAGEAGRSFAVVAQEIRNLADRSAQATTEIGGIIKGLQGFVQEAIAKSNEGVRVAEESGKLAEEGVSGLKTILSGVEETTQLVGQIARAAEEQLEAGQNMVNAINTTASQAKEVARATAEQAKSAETIVAATTHMRKVTNQVSQAMSEQAKAAREIIKAAQNTTTLAGQVRKSTAEQANGIGQIMQAVELMRRGASNTARALAEQSTALDLVSQEAERLGRLSSIISRAMSSQASAAEQISQGVESIRRQSDQVAKAMGQQAIAVKDVSNGVQNIANQMGLITRSNREHSKMVDGIAMAVLEVTKIADRNSHEVKETLRAAASLREQVKNLNGIVDRLGS; from the coding sequence ATGGTACGCAAATCGAGACAATCGGGTTATCCAAATCACAACCAGCCCAACCCAAGGGGCAACCAGAGCCAGGAGATTAACCGGATGCGGGGCATGGTGGAGCAGGTATCCACGGACACGGAAGAGGTGGTGCGGGTGGCCGATCGGGTGCAGGAGGGGGCGGAAACTCAGGTCCTGGAGCTGAATAAAATTACCCACAACTGTAAGGAGATTGCTTCTGGGTTGCAAGACACTGCGTCCCGGGCGGAGTCGGTGACAGCTTCGGTGGAGCAAATGGTTTCTAGTGTTAATGAGATGGCGGCTTCCACCGAGCAGGTGAGTGTAAATGCTCAGGACTTGGCGGCGGCGGTAAAGCAAAGTGCTACGGCTTTGGCAGAAACTACTCGATCGATTCAGGAGGTGGCGGCGACGGCGGAGGAGATGGCGTCTTCTACTACTCAGGTGACAACATCGATGACGGAGATGGCGGCTTCGATTAAGAGTGTGAGTGTGGATACGGAGTCTCTGGCGAGTGCGATTAATGAAACGGCGACGACGATGGAGGAGATGAGTCGATCGATTCAAAGTGTGGCTCAGAATGCTGATGATATGACCTCGGCGGCGGAGGAAACTAATTCCTCAATGAATGAGATGGGGGCGAGTATTGAGCAGGTTTCGGCGACGACGGAAAATCTGGCGGTGACGGTGGAGGGGGTTTCTACCTCTGTGGAGGAGATTGCCCGATCGATTCAGAGTGTGGCCCAGAATTCCGAGCGGATTACTGATGCTGTCACTAATGCGGCCACGTCCGCAGCTGAGTTGGACCGCTCCATCCGCAGTGTCACTAATTTAACCAAACAGGCTAATGATATTACTCGTCGGGTGGCGGCTGATGCCCAAACTGGTGGCAATACGGTGCAAAAGGCGATTCATGGACTGAACCGGGTACGAGATGCGATGGTGCAGTCGGGGGATTTTTTGAGCGATTTGGGCAAACGGACTCTGGAAATTAGCTCGATCGTGGATACGATTAATATGATTGCTGAGCGGACTAATTTGCTGTCTTTGAACGCTAGTATTGAGGCGGCGCGAGCGGGAGAGGCGGGGCGGAGTTTCGCGGTGGTGGCTCAGGAAATCCGCAATTTGGCCGATCGCTCGGCTCAAGCCACTACGGAAATTGGCGGCATTATCAAAGGATTACAAGGCTTCGTGCAAGAGGCGATCGCTAAATCTAACGAGGGCGTGCGCGTGGCCGAGGAAAGCGGTAAGCTGGCAGAGGAGGGGGTTAGTGGTTTGAAAACCATCCTCTCTGGAGTGGAGGAAACTACGCAATTGGTGGGACAAATCGCCCGAGCTGCGGAAGAACAGTTGGAAGCTGGGCAAAATATGGTTAATGCTATCAATACTACGGCTAGCCAAGCTAAAGAGGTGGCTAGGGCTACGGCGGAGCAGGCTAAGTCTGCTGAAACCATTGTTGCTGCTACTACTCATATGCGTAAGGTGACAAATCAGGTTAGTCAAGCGATGAGCGAGCAGGCTAAGGCGGCGCGGGAGATTATTAAAGCGGCGCAGAATACCACAACCTTAGCGGGGCAGGTGCGCAAATCTACGGCGGAGCAGGCGAACGGGATTGGCCAAATTATGCAGGCGGTGGAGTTGATGCGACGGGGGGCGAGCAATACTGCTCGGGCTTTGGCGGAACAGTCAACGGCTCTTGATTTGGTTTCTCAGGAGGCGGAACGTTTGGGGCGCCTCAGCAGCATTATTAGCAGGGCGATGAGTTCCCAGGCTAGTGCGGCGGAGCAAATATCTCAGGGGGTAGAAAGTATCCGCCGCCAATCGGACCAGGTGGCTAAGGCTATGGGCCAGCAGGCTATTGCTGTTAAGGATGTGAGCAATGGGGTGCAAAATATTGCGAACCAGATGGGGTTGATTACGCGCTCTAATCGTGAGCATTCCAAGATGGTGGATGGCATCGCAATGGCTGTGCTGGAGGTGACAAAGATTGCAGACCGCAACAGCCATGAGGTGAAGGAAACTTTACGAGCTGCGGCTTCTTTGCGAGAACAGGTGAAGAATCTTAATGGGATTGTCGATCGCTTGGGTAGTTGA
- a CDS encoding protein-glutamate O-methyltransferase CheR, which produces MNELLIERFVQLIALHTGLLFRDRDREALAKKIWKRIKACKLSTPEEYYQLLVMGTTETHWPQNWRSNEFLSEEERQREIGRREWKQLMPLVTTGESYFFRDKGQFWLLKNAILPSIIQQQKQLWYEQGGEKPSLRIWSAGCSTGEEAYSLAIMVKELIPNLEAWDISIIGTDINQELVQKAQMGVYSSWSFRTIEAGQKATYFQETKGEWRINEEIRSLVTFHQGNLVADSFPNPALDICNINLILCRNVFVYFDAPSVALVLEKFYHTLKPGGYMITAHAELHGQDVGMFRPLIFSQSVIYQKPEVNRTGDARVLSNLAELNPGSPLFGMPGAMVRKPIGSSNQPNPAQLTPFASANVTGQPLPVDKNLARMFTPASNQPQVTPSAPPNYARSKPLAGAENTPALTDEVRVTENGKNVRYSSFMETGQSLPFLSQSGPNIERHSKNNFSHRENGKETNIDQIFQRAEKLFSHKIYAEAIVNADRVLELHPHHLGAHYLLAQIHANLGNYQKANDYCHRLIGIDYTFLGSYYLMAKISEEIGEMDKAKYYLKRIIYLAPVSISAYLEIAQLYEKEADFTKAQKMKLNAIEILRSLPDSFLVIDDGRSQITAAEMLEYIQPGKK; this is translated from the coding sequence ATGAATGAACTGTTAATAGAGCGTTTTGTCCAACTTATTGCCCTCCATACCGGTTTGTTATTCCGGGATAGAGACCGAGAAGCCTTGGCGAAAAAGATTTGGAAACGCATCAAAGCCTGTAAATTATCCACCCCGGAAGAATATTACCAGCTCCTGGTGATGGGCACCACTGAAACTCACTGGCCACAGAACTGGCGGTCCAACGAGTTCCTCTCAGAAGAAGAAAGGCAACGGGAAATAGGACGGCGGGAGTGGAAACAACTGATGCCCCTAGTCACCACCGGCGAGAGCTATTTTTTTAGAGATAAAGGGCAGTTTTGGCTACTAAAAAACGCGATTTTGCCCAGCATTATCCAGCAGCAAAAACAGCTCTGGTATGAGCAAGGTGGTGAAAAGCCATCCCTACGTATTTGGAGTGCGGGATGCTCCACGGGCGAGGAAGCTTATTCCCTAGCTATTATGGTGAAAGAGTTAATCCCCAATCTGGAAGCCTGGGACATTTCCATCATCGGCACGGATATCAATCAAGAATTAGTTCAGAAAGCCCAGATGGGGGTTTACAGCTCTTGGTCTTTCCGCACGATCGAGGCAGGGCAGAAAGCCACTTATTTTCAAGAAACTAAAGGAGAATGGCGCATTAACGAGGAAATTCGCTCTTTAGTCACATTTCACCAAGGCAACTTAGTGGCCGATAGCTTTCCCAATCCGGCACTGGATATATGCAACATAAATCTCATCTTGTGCCGCAATGTTTTCGTGTACTTTGACGCTCCATCCGTTGCTCTGGTTTTAGAGAAGTTTTACCATACTCTCAAGCCCGGTGGCTACATGATTACTGCTCATGCCGAATTGCATGGTCAGGATGTAGGGATGTTTCGCCCGCTGATTTTTTCCCAATCCGTAATTTATCAAAAACCAGAGGTGAACCGCACAGGAGATGCCCGCGTTTTGTCCAATTTGGCAGAGCTGAACCCAGGATCTCCTCTCTTTGGGATGCCGGGAGCGATGGTACGCAAGCCGATCGGCTCATCCAATCAACCCAACCCAGCCCAGCTAACCCCATTCGCCTCAGCCAATGTCACGGGGCAACCGCTACCCGTGGATAAAAACTTGGCTCGGATGTTTACCCCCGCATCTAATCAGCCCCAAGTAACACCATCAGCACCCCCCAATTATGCCCGCAGTAAACCTCTTGCTGGAGCGGAAAATACCCCCGCACTTACTGACGAAGTGAGGGTCACAGAAAATGGGAAAAATGTCAGGTACTCTAGTTTTATGGAAACTGGCCAATCTTTGCCATTTTTATCTCAGAGCGGCCCAAATATAGAACGCCATAGCAAAAATAATTTTTCCCATCGGGAAAACGGAAAAGAAACAAATATCGACCAAATTTTTCAGCGAGCAGAAAAATTATTTTCTCATAAAATTTATGCAGAAGCGATAGTGAATGCCGACCGAGTATTGGAATTACATCCCCATCATCTGGGCGCCCATTATTTACTGGCTCAAATTCATGCAAATTTAGGAAATTACCAAAAAGCCAATGATTATTGCCATCGGTTAATTGGCATAGATTACACCTTTTTGGGTTCATATTATTTGATGGCCAAAATTTCCGAAGAAATCGGAGAAATGGACAAAGCTAAATATTATCTCAAGAGAATCATATATTTAGCCCCAGTTTCAATCAGCGCCTATTTAGAAATTGCCCAACTTTATGAAAAAGAAGCCGATTTCACGAAAGCGCAAAAAATGAAATTAAATGCCATTGAAATTTTGCGATCGCTCCCCGATAGCTTTTTAGTCATCGACGATGGCCGATCGCAAATTACAGCGGCGGAAATGCTCGAATACATCCAGCCAGGGAAAAAATAG